The Bombyx mori chromosome 4, ASM3026992v2 region taacgtgggtagacagccaacgaggtggaccgatgaACTGGTGAAAGTGGTTGGTAGAGACtggatgagaaaggcaagagaTCGAAGAGAAAggggtgcattcgaagagacctacactcagcattgggtggacacggaTTGAAGAAAAGAAAaccttttattaaattatatttgaaaaataaaatttgtgtacctatgtccctatgtatgtacattttgaaataattttgtgtTAATACCATAGACAATGCACTTAATGTTATTACTATTAACCTGATGAATGACTTTTTTGCGCTGTAATGCCACTTTGGCAAGGATTTGGAATGAATTTATGTTGTCAATAAAACgtatcttaaataataatacgacTTTAATGGATGGATATATTGAACAAAATCGCAGTTCATGCGTTTTGGAGTTTTTCCGGAAGAACGAAAAAATGGAGATTCTATTGCAAtttgaatttttcattttatttttattttcatccgACACTGTGGTTTCACTTTTCGTATGGAATGGCTTGGGCTGTTCCCGTTGTCTGTTTATAGACagtataaaacaatttttattggaGTTTTTGGTGGGAGAGGGGCGAAGTTgtctgaattatttattttgtgaattTAGTATTTGTTCGGGTTTCAATCTGTTATAACAAAGTCGCCGAATGTGGCTTCTTGTGTTCATCCGGAAACTCTACCAAGGTTTCAGTAAATAACTGACAGTTTACTAACACTTTCATTTACTCCATCTCATcacgtttcatttaatttcatcccaattgatctCAATTTTAACATCATCAATATCGATATGTCATGtcagttaatattattatttttcatataacaaAGTATCCTCTCAGTGAAACCTGTAAaaacactaaatttaaaaataaaatggctTCTTGCGACGCTATTATTTCTACAACCAAAGTTCATATTTTATTcttctattattttaaaataacgttCCATGctttatgataaataaaatgcaGTTGAATTAAATTGAATGATTTATCTGAAATATTGATTGTTGATCTGTTTGATTGTGTCACATTAGTtcacttaaaaatattacacaattCATAAGTCGCCATTATTGCCCGTTGAAATCTAAAGAAccactagtttaaaaaaataaaacaactaacATGATTTCAGTTCTCTCGTACCAGCCACTTAgcacaattctttttttatatttgagagattactggtggcccggaggcctttccagtttcaccaggacaggcgggcgagcaaaggctcagccaggaggcgtgtgatttgctaacagctacccgagtgtGTCCAAAGGAGacccaacaactcaagagtaactgcttcgcgaatgaaagCACAGCTCGAGTTAAGTCGAGTTAATCAACTCTACTCTAAAGTGCTGTTTGTGGTACAAAGTCTTAAATATCGAGGAAGTgattttgctttattttgtctatttagtttttcttcaggtttaaatgtgtaataacggtggtttattaactgtttaatatctgtgaaagtgcacaaatgtgagaaaatgacacaaagtcgctggacgtaacttctcgggatcctccaaaaagtccactgaaaaaatctcagtaaatgtccaccattttactgatatttcatcccatattatctcatctcatttcatttaatttcatcccatattatctcatctcatttcatttaatttcatcctagttcATTAATGTTGCAAtttaattatcttcatttcaattgatttcactccatattatcatttttcataaaaataagaatatatattaaaataagacatgacttaaaggtcttagtcacCAGGCCATAAaaaccctttaaaaaaaatcaagtgtattatctatggtacaAAGTGCAAAATGCCAACGAAACGATCGGGCATGTTTAAGTAAGAATAAGTAAAAGTAAATACGTAcacatgtattaaatattaacatttaagAATTATGTGTATTGCATtgactttttaaaataaatacataagtaAACATGGCTGAAATTTTAAAAGGATTATTATTAGGGGTGTTGTCTCAAAAGTGTTACAACGAATACTTTCTAAAGTACAATTTTCTTGATGGTAATTACTATTCTCATGTAGATAATTGTAtggtaagcttttttttttaatccggATTAATGTTTTCCAGTACCATGTTTCAAATCCACACTCAGCAAAGGTCTCGGAATCGGCATCATTCTAGGGTCCATACTGGTAAAAGTGCcacaaattttcaaaattttacaaaGTAAGAGTGCCGAAGGAATCAATATTTATGGAGTTTATCTGGAGTTGTTTGCTATCACTGCGAACTTTGCTTATAGCTATGTAATGGGTTTCCCATTCAggtataaacaaataaacattatttagttttttttagtgtGGCTAGAAAAAGTAGGTACATActtagtaaaaaattaaaaataatgaattttatttcatataaacagtgtgaataaaaaatttaataacttattttagtactgattttttattaattcaatgtttaatttttatttttagtgcaTGGGGTGAAGGAACATTTTTAGCCATCCAAACGGCAATGATAGCAGCTTTAGTACTCCATTATGGTGGCGCTCCAATGAAGGGCGGAATATTTCTGTCTGTTTACTGTGCAATAGTCTCAGTTTTAGTAAGTGGTTATACCTCCACTGATATATTATGGACCATGCAGGCTGTCACTGTTCCTATCATTCTCATAGCCAAGGTTAGttcaataacattaattaaattatgtacaagcaaaaatgtaattttattataaaagcataaaacattttttttttcagtcaatCCAAATAGGAACGAACTACAAAAATGGCAGCACTGGTCAACTGTCGTTTATAACCTGCTTCCTGTTGTTTGGAGGTAGTGTAGCAAGAATCTTCACATCAATTCAAGAAACTGGAGACTCCATTATTATTCTGACCTACTGTGTTTCAACCATTGCCAATGGTGCTATTGTTTTACAAATGTTGTGGTACTGGAATGTTGAAAAGACAATTAAAGTAAAAGGCAAGAAAAAACCAAAGCGTGCTTAACACAATGGGTATTTCACCTTTCAACTCCCTTATAATTTagctgtaaaaataaaataaagacatatttaattcaattccTTTTATTATCTTAATTACCATGAATCCTGTTTTGAACACTGATGTTATTGTTTGTTATACCTATGTATTATTATCTTTGTTATGTGTCTGAACTTTGTATGCCCTTGTGGGTTCATTGATTATGTATTTTGAGAATCCATAAGTAAAGGTCGCTTGTGACTGCAGATGGTAGAGGTTGAGCAATGACATCAACCCCTTTTACCAGAAAACCATTCTCATATTCCACCCTTGCATTCGAAATACTTTTATGCTCTACAGTGAGAATTGGGAATTCAAACAGCTAATGGTGTTtaagaaaataatgtaataagcCCAGAATAGACACCATAAAGTGAATGTTGTTGTCCGCATAGGTTGCAGTTATAATGATATtgatacaattaaaattgtatattatgtCCTATCATCCTTGTATTTATAAGATGTGACCTTATTTTAACTCACGAGGCCAAGTAACATACTTTGAATGGACATTgtgtttgtaattaaaaatacttgaaaaatTCAATCtagcatttattattatcattttttttctttctatatcaatagttttcgtgatcacgaacgactgtgttatttattcgtcgacatttaaatattttactagcataaaatttaaaagtaatcttTACAGCATCATTTTTTGCATACAGAAAAATCTAGTAATATCTTGAAGTCTGGCGGTTAGTTTTGGGTTTTCATACTATACAGGTTAAAAGTATCTGTATAGTAACAATAGTCTCTACATCTAGGACTTACGGATATTGAGTAAAATCGAACTTGCGTGTAGCAGCGTACCTTACCCAGAAACAGGCATTAAAGTATTGGTCCCACATTTTAACTGAAAATAAGTCAAATCTGCTTCTCAAATTTGTTCAACCCAGCTTTGCTCATTTTACTTGTACTTGATTTTGTAAATTGTTCTTTCAAATTTCATTACTAATAACAGTAGTGCAATATATAATTTACGGATACCGAAATTCTAATAGGATCAGTTATCGCCATTGCCACCGCGGAAGAAAATATTGACCATAATCCATATTATCTAAACTTATAAAAATGGCatatagagaaaataaaacacattaatacacatattacatttatttaaaaggtGCAACCATGTATTCAACAGAACATTTTACTACAGTACCTAAGTTCCTAAACGCTTTTTTCGTTTTGGAATGATAGTGTTATTATTTCTTATACTTCAGTTTCTGTTTACGTTATAATTCAAATGTCATCTATATTTACAAGTAAACGATTACAAATAAAGGTTTCGAATCAGAGTACACACAGTGTCTTTCACAAAGTTTAAcactttttttgttaatattaagaAATTGGCTTACAATCAAAAAATGGCTAAATCTACATTCAGCACCCAATCCAGTTCTACAATCCGAATAACCTACAACTAACATTTGGTGCAAAGAATAATAGGATTACTCTTTAGATTCTTCTGGGGCCTTTTCTTCTTGTTGGGTGTTTCTTTCTGGTTCGTTTCCATCCGCCCATTTTCCGTCGTATTCTTTCCTATCGACGTATCTTTCTTCTTCATATTCACCCTCACTGCGATGGCTGTCACGTTCAGCAGAGAAGCGAGAATAACTGCAAATTGTAGTAACATACAccattttaattagttttcatgaaaaataatgtctgtactaattaataataattttcgatATGAAGCtcttattgtaatatttatagtttcgcaagttttgttttattatttccttagagatttaaaaatgaaactcaCCTATCTCTATCTTTATCGCGTCTCTCCGGACTGTAGGATCGGGAACGGCGCGTCCTGTCAGGACTGCGCGATCGCGAATATCGTCCTCTACGATCGCGGAAATCGCGGAAACCACCACCACCCCTGTGAATGTTTCTAATGTCagttttcatgaaaaaaaattcataagcTGTTTAATTGAGGTATCTTTTTTAAGCGAGAGAAAGACCTTGTGGTTTATCAGGTGTTAAGTATTTACCAGAACCTATACAcataacaacgtaaatgtctgTTCCATCCTTTAAACCAGAATGTATGAATAGTTTAACTTTAAGAATAAGTAGAATGGGTTGATACCTATCTACCTACCACCCATGTGGAAATACAACCAGTAAGTTTACCTTCTATATAAGTTctatgtaaaattaaatatttatgtgaATGGCGACACTGAAATGTGGCTTCCAGAAAGGTGGAAGTTATAGGATACGAACCCATAGGATGCGGTCAGCAGAGGACCAGTTGATATGACGAGATTTAGGGGAAGCTATCTATCTACAGACCTTCttgaaaaatacttaaaattataaGCAATTATAATTGACATATTTATTACTTACCTAAAGGGGCGTCCCCTACCACCACCTCCTCTACGCGGCCTGAAGGGTCTTCCGCCCCGGTTCCTATTGTCTCGCCACTGGTCCGGGAATCTACGGCCGTCGTCGCGACGGAAGTCGCCACGTCCGCGACCACGAGGACCGCCGTTATACGCGTTGAATCGCGGCCGGTAGTACGTGCCTCTTTCAAAGCCTCCCCTGCCACGCCAATTACCCCGACGACCAATTCGACGGTTGTacctatttcaatattaattgatagtttaataaatttgaaattacatTCTTTTAATATGAATCATATTGTTCAGAGACTGGCAAGGGCAATTTATATATGTACTGTCATTTACATTAGAATTCTATCTGACAAAGTTTTTTAGAACATGCTAATTGCCTATTTTCAAAAGATATCTGATGGTTGCAACTTTCAATACAAAAAGTTCTCGTTTGATGAAAGACAACATCTTTtgttaagaaataattaaattacctcTCCCTGGACCCAGATCTTGATCTCGAACGACTGTAGAATGATCTCGAGGCATCAGATCTGGACCGAGATCGTGGAGAAGCGGACCGGCGACGCCTAGACGGCACTGAGCCACTTGCGCTGGAACCTGAGCGTGACCGCGAACGAGATCTCGTGCGATACTTGCGAGGGCGAGACCTATGCATTTAcgtattcaaaattttaatttgattatatTTAATAGATGAACCCAGGGCCCACCTGTTTAAGAGTTACCGGAGCATGATGACGATGTCTCAATGCTGTTATATAACGGTTGTATGTAGGTTCACAATACGCTACCAGTATATTTACCAGTAATTaggtaaaattataaatttaacgaGTTTGATTATATGATGTCGTGAAGTCGTTAGTGAACACACAGAGCATACGTATAGTCGCACCGCTTACATTTAAGCACATTAGACTTATCTTTTAAGGCCTCAACAACCTCTACATATTACTATGTATAGAGTTCCGAAAAAGTTTTCAATATTTCTTCCATAgcactaaataaataagaaaaagcaAAGCTTGCGTTCTCAGTGTTATGGGAAAGAATAATGGATGTATGAATTCGAGACCTGGATGTTTGTTTACTACTAAATACTTATAAATCAGAGATTATACCTAAAAATGAGGTCAATGTAAGAGTAAGCAGAACACATACCTGCTTCTAGAACGTTTGGGAGATCTCCGATCGTCGTCGGATGAGTGCGAAGAGCGTCGTCGCGGTGAGGGCGGAGAGCGCGGGCGACGAGCGGACGGCGATGGCGGCTTGATGCGCGTCACGAATTGTTCAGGACGACCGTCGCCTACAGACACCGGTGTCTCGCCCTCACGAGCCAGACGGAATGACCCAAACTTGTCCAATACTATCTTTCCTTTACGTACCTGGCatgcaaataatataattattcatTGATCACACTTTggctttgattttttatttatttattgcttttagatgggtggacgacctcacagcccacctggagcccatagacatttacaacgtaaatgcgccacccaccttgagatataagttctaaggtctcagtatagttacagaggctgccccacccttccagccgaaacgcattactgcttcacggcagaaataggcggggcggtggtaccttcccgtgcggattcacaacaggtcctaccacctataaaaattatttttatcggtATTTAGGCGAAGCAGTATAACAATTAGCATTTCAATACATTAAAGAAGCCCATATCGCCAAGTAACACCTGCTAGAACCTCAGGATGTGTGTTAGAGACTGCTAATTTCCCTTCTTACTGATTACATCTGTTAAGGTGTTTATTATTACCGTGGGGTGGTGTGTGGTATCGGCGGGCGGTGGGGCAGCGGGCAGTGGCGGAGGTTCTTTCATGGCCATGGCGCGACGCACTGATACATTCTTGTCGCCGCTCGATTCCTGCATCTGCACCATATCCAATCTCgaatatattcatatatttttttcaatttgccCATGTTACCTTCATTAATTTCGAACAACATAATGTCTACTGTGGCatacttattgtaaacaattCCATTATTATGCGAGAGATAAGTTAGGATGGATGTACGGTTATACAATGAGACTACTATTCTCGAATACTGCCCTCACCATGAATGCCAGCAGAATGTGAATTTCATTGAAACTTAAAaagaaaacacatttttttgcaAACATCAGAACAGATTCCTTACTCGCCCCCAACAAGTTTAACACAAGTATGGAGTGATGTCAGTAATTGTTGACTACATTTAAACAATATACTTGTACTGTAAGCGTAACATCATTTGCATTCCAATATCACAACATTATTTACCTTAGAGTTTTCGTGGGA contains the following coding sequences:
- the LOC692905 gene encoding mannose-P-dolichol utilization defect 1 protein; the encoded protein is MAEILKGLLLGVLSQKCYNEYFLKYNFLDVPCFKSTLSKGLGIGIILGSILVKVPQIFKILQSKSAEGINIYGVYLELFAITANFAYSYVMGFPFSAWGEGTFLAIQTAMIAALVLHYGGAPMKGGIFLSVYCAIVSVLVSGYTSTDILWTMQAVTVPIILIAKSIQIGTNYKNGSTGQLSFITCFLLFGGSVARIFTSIQETGDSIIILTYCVSTIANGAIVLQMLWYWNVEKTIKVKGKKKPKRA